A genomic region of Equus caballus isolate H_3958 breed thoroughbred chromosome 1, TB-T2T, whole genome shotgun sequence contains the following coding sequences:
- the OR4N2E gene encoding olfactory receptor family 4 subfamily N member 2E, giving the protein MESENSTVVAEFILLGLTQSRDMQLLVFVLVLIFYLIILPGNFLIILTIRLDPGLTAPLYFFLGNLAFLDASYSFIVAPRMLVDFLSEKKVISYRGCITQLFFLHFLGGGEELLLVVMAFDRYMAICRPLRYSTVMNPRACYVLILAQWLGGFVHSIIQVALILHLPFCGPNQLDNFFCDVPQVIKLACTDTFVVELLMVFNSGLLTLLCFLGLLASYAVILCHVHGSSSKGKSKAMSTCTTHIIIIFLMFGPAVFIYTRPFRAFPADKVVSLFHTVIFPLLNPVIYTLRNQEVKASVRRLFNQHIT; this is encoded by the coding sequence ATGGAGAGTGAGAACAGTACAGTGGTGGCAGAATTCATCCTCCTTGGTCTGACCCAGTCTCGAGATATGCAGCTCCTGGTCTTTGTGCTCGTTTTAATTTTCTACCTCATCATCCTCCCTGGAAATTTCCTCATCATCCTCACCATCAGATTAGACCCTGGCCTCACAGCTCCCCTCTACTTCTTTCTGGGCAACTTGGCCTTCCTGGATGCATCCTACTCCTTCATTGTGGCTCCCAGGATGCTGGTGGACTTCCTCTCTGAAAAGAAAGTAATCTCCTACAGAGGCTGCATCACTCAGCTCTTTTTCTTGCACTTCCTTGGAGGGGGAGAGGAGTTACTCCTTGTTGTGATGGCCTTTGACCGCTACATGGCTATCTGTCGGCCTTTACGCTATTCCACTGTCATGAACCCTAGAGCCTGCTATGTCTTGATATTGGCTCAGTGGCTTGGAGGCTTTGTCCACTCCATTATCCAGGTGGCCCTCATCCTCCACTTGCCCTTCTGTGGCCCAAACCAACTGGATAATTTCTTCTGTGATGTGCCTCAGGTCATCAAGCTGGCCTGCACAGACACTTTTGTGGTGGAGCTCCTGATGGTCTTCAACAGTGGTCTGCTCACACTCCTGTGCTTCCTGGGGCTTCTGGCCTCCTATGCGGTCATCCTCTGTCATGTACATGGATCCTCCTCCAAGGGGAAGAGCAAGGCCATGTCCACATGCACTACTCATATCATCATTATATTTCTGATGTTTGGACCTGCCGTCTTCATCTACACTCGCCCCTTCAGGGCCTTCCCAGCTGACAAGGTGGTTTCTCTCTTTCACACAGTGATCTTTCCTTTGTTGAATCCTGTCATCTATACCCTTCGCAACCAGGAAGTGAAAGCTTCCGTGAGGAGGTTGTTTAATCAGCACATAACCTAa